A window of the Isosphaera pallida ATCC 43644 genome harbors these coding sequences:
- a CDS encoding 3-ketoacyl-ACP reductase, with the protein MSFEDSSRIVDPSLRSSPPTALVTGGGRGIGRGIVHALARAGFAIGLTYRSGSEAAQQTVSEALSLGAPQAWSVAADSGDLTTVETVTHEVASRFGRLDLLVNNAGMAPRVRSDVLETTPESWDEVMNANLKGVFFLTQRLARLMMTQPLHPELEAAQIHFIGSISADHVSLNRVEYCVSKAGIATIARAFALRLADSPIRVVELRPGLIRTDMTERVADLYTQRIRDGLVPIPRWGTPEDVGRVVAQLARSPLPYATGVVLPLDGGLHLQRL; encoded by the coding sequence ATGAGTTTCGAGGATTCGAGCCGGATCGTGGACCCTTCGCTCAGGTCGTCTCCGCCCACCGCCCTCGTGACCGGAGGAGGGCGTGGGATTGGCCGGGGCATTGTTCATGCGCTGGCTCGGGCGGGGTTCGCCATTGGCTTGACATATCGCTCCGGCTCGGAAGCCGCTCAACAGACGGTTTCCGAGGCGTTGAGCTTAGGCGCTCCCCAAGCCTGGTCGGTGGCCGCCGACTCGGGCGATCTCACCACGGTTGAAACGGTGACCCATGAGGTGGCGTCTCGTTTTGGACGCCTCGATCTGTTGGTCAACAACGCTGGCATGGCCCCGAGGGTTCGGTCGGATGTGCTGGAGACCACGCCGGAAAGCTGGGACGAGGTGATGAACGCCAACCTGAAAGGCGTGTTTTTTCTCACGCAAAGGCTGGCGCGGTTGATGATGACCCAACCGCTTCATCCCGAGCTCGAGGCGGCTCAGATTCATTTCATCGGCTCGATCTCGGCCGACCATGTCAGTCTCAACCGGGTCGAATACTGCGTCTCGAAGGCGGGCATCGCCACCATCGCACGAGCCTTTGCCCTTCGATTGGCCGACTCCCCGATCCGAGTGGTCGAACTGCGTCCAGGTCTGATTCGTACCGACATGACCGAGCGTGTGGCCGACCTCTACACGCAACGGATCCGCGACGGTCTGGTGCCGATACCCCGCTGGGGCACGCCCGAGGATGTGGGACGAGTCGTCGCTCAACTTGCTCGATCCCCCCTGCCCTACGCCACCGGCGTGGTTTTGCCTCTCGATGGCGGGCTTCATCTCCAGAGGCTGTAA
- a CDS encoding tetratricopeptide repeat protein, translating to MARGDRLLRAGREPQARDRYQRALVLNPYASAARERLALLDVSRGRYAQALAEIHLIVQTDPAWFEQARSIHTYLKAERVVNDALAGLERHLQRYPRDESAWLLLAAILARCGEFQRARDALTRLRPAARTDTLDASTRAAIRRGLELTSR from the coding sequence TTGGCGCGAGGCGACCGGCTTTTGCGAGCTGGACGCGAACCTCAAGCGCGGGATCGCTACCAGCGCGCCCTCGTTCTGAATCCCTACGCTTCAGCCGCACGGGAACGCCTGGCGCTTCTCGACGTGAGCCGCGGCCGCTACGCTCAAGCGCTGGCCGAAATTCATCTGATCGTTCAAACCGACCCGGCCTGGTTCGAACAAGCCCGATCGATTCACACCTATCTCAAAGCCGAGCGGGTCGTCAACGATGCTCTAGCAGGTCTGGAGCGTCACCTACAACGATATCCGCGGGATGAATCGGCGTGGTTGCTGCTGGCCGCCATTCTTGCCCGTTGCGGTGAGTTCCAACGCGCCCGAGACGCTCTAACCCGGTTGAGACCGGCGGCACGGACCGATACCTTGGACGCATCCACGCGGGCGGCGATCCGACGCGGGTTGGAGCTGACATCACGCTGA
- a CDS encoding serine/threonine-protein kinase, with translation MTPRPQDSANTSVSASAKSSPQDREASLGSMSAVEDFASLGGGGTISGDRPVLGDYEVLELLGKGGMSLVARGRHRPTGLIVALKILPKELARKPTTLQRFLNEARLLASLSHPNVVELLDVGHAQDRHFLVFEYVNGGDLSRYVKKHGSMPVARVIEVAIQTAEALDHAAQAGLVHRDIKPGNLLITSEGQVKLADLGLARTILDDERLTREGTTIGTIDYMAPEQARDSHAATIRSDIYSLGCTLYYLLTGSPPYVADKISEKVLLHIRGDIPDVRKVRPDVPPEFAAILKTMMAKSPERRYDSYRQLIQALRSLSATRPTAEFPVAPKPPSRSAPPEMPSDSESEFDLGASSVGTVVELVPGSRSADNAAAFASPNQPFSFGDDPGFEDELPAVTPLASSSLAGSSSRSGSSSAPAATDLNHTQPSPRSSRASTEAASSKSSRSTRSAKRNRSIHKVRPKDLSAETDDFHPLSPAPLPSPPSYGMFGYHPSEARSRDDNELRVMVMVMGGVLLALVVGFLTISILNSRRWSSEVPPPPPSLNRVDFTPR, from the coding sequence GTGACCCCGCGACCCCAAGACTCCGCGAACACCTCGGTTTCGGCGTCGGCCAAATCGAGTCCGCAGGACCGCGAGGCGTCGCTTGGTTCGATGTCGGCGGTCGAAGATTTTGCTTCGCTAGGCGGCGGGGGGACGATTTCAGGCGATCGCCCCGTCCTTGGCGACTACGAGGTGCTGGAACTGCTCGGCAAAGGCGGGATGAGCTTGGTCGCGCGGGGCCGACATCGTCCCACTGGACTGATCGTCGCGCTCAAAATTTTGCCCAAGGAACTCGCTCGCAAGCCCACCACCCTTCAACGCTTTCTCAACGAGGCTAGACTCCTGGCCTCGTTGAGCCATCCCAACGTGGTGGAACTGCTCGACGTGGGCCACGCGCAGGATCGTCACTTCCTGGTCTTCGAATACGTCAACGGCGGTGATCTTTCGCGGTACGTCAAAAAACATGGTTCCATGCCGGTTGCTCGTGTGATCGAAGTGGCGATCCAGACCGCCGAGGCGCTTGATCACGCCGCCCAGGCTGGGTTAGTCCACCGCGACATCAAACCCGGCAACCTCCTGATCACCAGCGAAGGCCAGGTCAAGCTCGCCGATCTGGGACTGGCGCGGACCATCTTGGATGACGAACGGTTAACTCGCGAAGGTACCACGATCGGCACCATTGACTACATGGCCCCCGAGCAGGCCCGCGACAGCCACGCCGCCACCATTCGCAGCGATATTTACTCCCTGGGTTGCACCCTCTACTACCTGTTGACCGGCTCCCCGCCTTATGTCGCCGACAAGATCTCCGAAAAAGTACTCCTTCACATTCGCGGCGACATTCCTGACGTTCGAAAGGTTCGACCCGATGTCCCGCCGGAGTTCGCCGCGATCCTTAAGACTATGATGGCCAAGTCGCCCGAGCGGCGTTACGACTCCTATCGGCAACTCATTCAGGCGTTGCGGTCCCTCTCGGCCACGCGTCCGACGGCGGAGTTCCCGGTTGCCCCTAAGCCCCCTTCGCGGTCTGCCCCTCCCGAAATGCCGTCCGATTCCGAGTCCGAGTTCGATCTGGGCGCGTCCTCGGTGGGAACAGTAGTGGAGTTGGTTCCAGGGAGTCGATCGGCAGACAACGCTGCAGCGTTTGCCTCACCAAACCAACCTTTCAGTTTCGGTGACGATCCAGGGTTTGAAGACGAGCTTCCCGCCGTAACGCCTCTCGCCTCATCATCGCTTGCCGGCTCATCCTCTCGGAGTGGGTCGTCGTCCGCGCCGGCTGCAACCGACCTCAACCACACCCAACCCAGTCCACGATCAAGTCGGGCGTCCACCGAAGCTGCCTCGTCGAAATCGTCGAGATCAACCCGGTCCGCGAAACGGAACCGGTCTATCCACAAGGTCCGTCCCAAAGACCTTAGTGCGGAAACGGACGATTTCCATCCGCTCTCCCCTGCCCCGCTCCCCTCCCCACCGAGCTATGGGATGTTCGGATACCATCCGAGCGAAGCTCGATCCCGCGACGACAATGAGCTGCGGGTCATGGTGATGGTCATGGGCGGGGTCCTCCTGGCGCTGGTGGTAGGGTTTCTCACCATTTCGATTTTGAATTCACGAAGATGGTCCTCCGAAGTTCCGCCGCCCCCGCCATCACTCAACCGGGTGGATTTCACTCCTCGATGA
- a CDS encoding nitrilase-related carbon-nitrogen hydrolase — MSSLRYAAAAIQTDLPCPRDRSDYPARFTALAELIDHAVVGTGPFDDLKLVVFPEFAHAAPIYPSAAELLDKLALPIPNEFTDRYIQVARRHRIHIQTGSFLESSPSHPGVVFNTTCLIGPDGLLATYRKLNPWIPFEVHGSPAEFHDDLATLLPVVETEIGRLGVAICYDWLFPEVLRSMALRGCEVLIRVSAYMDPWGTTEPMDWWTVINRARAIENLAYVVAANQGASLTHYPPYSWPGGSMIVDYDGRIVTQASPGPGSKIVMGPIDLDGLRRARERRRGHQMLRHGRFAPPRLNPGGLMLESLDPAPPGYIDPYRRATRR; from the coding sequence ATGAGTTCGCTCCGCTACGCCGCCGCGGCGATTCAAACCGACCTCCCCTGCCCTCGTGACCGTTCGGACTATCCAGCGCGTTTCACCGCGTTGGCTGAATTGATTGACCACGCCGTCGTCGGCACTGGTCCCTTCGACGATCTCAAACTGGTGGTTTTCCCCGAGTTCGCCCACGCCGCCCCGATCTATCCCAGTGCCGCCGAACTCCTCGACAAGCTTGCCTTACCGATTCCCAACGAGTTCACCGACCGTTACATCCAAGTAGCGCGCCGGCATCGGATCCACATTCAGACTGGGAGTTTTCTGGAGTCGTCGCCCTCCCATCCCGGAGTCGTTTTCAACACCACCTGCCTGATTGGTCCCGACGGTCTGCTAGCTACCTACCGCAAGCTCAACCCTTGGATTCCGTTTGAGGTACACGGCAGCCCCGCCGAGTTCCACGACGACCTCGCCACCCTCTTGCCAGTGGTCGAGACCGAGATTGGACGTTTGGGGGTGGCGATCTGTTACGACTGGCTCTTTCCCGAGGTGCTGCGTTCGATGGCGCTCCGGGGCTGCGAGGTGCTAATTCGGGTCTCGGCCTACATGGACCCTTGGGGAACGACCGAACCGATGGATTGGTGGACCGTGATCAACCGAGCGCGGGCAATCGAGAATTTAGCTTACGTCGTGGCAGCCAATCAAGGAGCGAGCCTGACACACTACCCCCCCTACTCCTGGCCTGGCGGCAGCATGATCGTCGATTACGATGGTCGGATCGTCACTCAGGCGTCTCCCGGTCCCGGCTCCAAAATCGTCATGGGTCCGATCGACTTGGACGGTCTGCGTCGCGCCCGCGAACGAAGGCGGGGGCACCAGATGCTCCGTCACGGTCGGTTCGCGCCGCCTCGGCTCAATCCTGGCGGCCTCATGTTAGAATCGCTTGATCCCGCCCCGCCCGGCTATATTGATCCGTACCGCCGGGCCACACGACGATGA